A single window of Lentimicrobiaceae bacterium DNA harbors:
- the menB gene encoding 1,4-dihydroxy-2-naphthoyl-CoA synthase gives MTTTRNWTTIKTYEEIKFDFFEGIARITINRPRYHNAFTPDTVNEMIDAMRYSREADEIGVVVITGEGDKAFCSGGDQNIKGVGGYVGKDGIPRLNVLDLQKLIRSLPKPVVAMVNGYAIGGGHVLHVVCDLSIASENAIFGQTGPKVGSFDGGFGSSYLARIVGQKKAREIWFLCRQYSAREALEMGLVNKVVPFSQLEDEVVDWCKTMMERSPLALRMLKMSMNAELDGQTGIQELAGNATLLYYLTEEAQEGKHAFLEKRKPDFSKFPKFP, from the coding sequence ATGACAACAACAAGAAACTGGACAACAATAAAGACTTACGAAGAGATCAAGTTCGATTTTTTTGAAGGTATCGCCCGTATCACCATCAATCGCCCACGCTATCATAATGCTTTTACCCCTGACACGGTAAATGAGATGATTGACGCCATGCGATACAGTCGCGAAGCAGATGAGATTGGAGTAGTCGTCATTACCGGCGAAGGAGACAAGGCCTTTTGCAGCGGTGGCGACCAAAACATTAAAGGAGTTGGCGGCTATGTGGGCAAGGATGGCATCCCGCGCCTCAATGTTCTCGACCTTCAGAAACTCATCAGATCATTGCCCAAACCGGTAGTGGCCATGGTTAATGGTTATGCCATCGGCGGCGGCCATGTATTACATGTCGTATGCGATTTGAGTATCGCTTCAGAAAATGCCATTTTCGGCCAAACCGGGCCAAAAGTAGGCAGTTTTGACGGTGGATTTGGATCATCTTACCTCGCCCGTATAGTTGGTCAGAAAAAAGCGCGTGAAATCTGGTTTCTGTGCAGGCAATATTCAGCCCGGGAGGCACTGGAAATGGGACTCGTAAACAAAGTTGTACCTTTCAGTCAACTCGAAGACGAAGTAGTAGACTGGTGTAAAACAATGATGGAAAGAAGTCCGTTGGCTTTACGCATGCTCAAAATGTCGATGAATGCAGAACTTGACGGACAAACCGGTATTCAGGAGCTGGCAGGTAATGCCACACTTCTCTATTATCTTACCGAAGAAGCCCAGGAAGGGAAGCATGCATTTCTTGAAAAACGCAAACCTGATTTCAGCAAGTTCCCGAAGTTCCCTTGA